A window of [Chlorobium] sp. 445 genomic DNA:
AATGTAATCATTCTGGCGAAAGTTGAGCAGAATCTGCTGTGCGCCATTCTGCGACATTTCCTGATAGGCAGCGTTGATCTTCGCTTCCGCAAAGGTGGTAACGTCTCCAACCAAATCAATCACTGCAATATTGCCGATGACGCGGGTACTCACTCTCAATTCATCTTCCAGCATGCTGCTCCTCCAAAAGATCAGATGTGCCTGCGTCGGTTCAAGCAAGCTACGCTGAGGGCACAATCTGACCGCTGTGTGTGTTGCGGACAAGGTACAGGACTTATGTGTGGGCAACCTCACATTGATACCAGATCAGGCGCACCGTATTGCCGGGCGCAGCTGATGGCTCGACAATAAACTCATCGGCAAGGGCTGCCATCAACATCATGCCCATTCCTCGCAGTGAAGCTGCTCCTGCAAGTTTTTCTTCTATCGTTTTCGGCTCTTTGATGATCGCCAATGGGTTGGTGCCCGTGTCACTGACCTCCACCGCAAAACGATGCCCATCGTAGCTACTCGTGATATAGACGGGTAGATGTGGTTGGAGTTGGTTGCCGTGCTCAATAGCATTGATGCAGGCTTCACTGACTGCGGTCTTTAGATCATCTATACGGGCTTGGTCGAACCCAACGAAATTGGCAAAAGTGGCAACCACTCGGCGGGCAATGATCTCGTAGCCGAGAATACTCGGAAAGATGAGTTCGATGGATGTTTGCCCATTGTGCATGATGCTTGTCTGTCCTATGCGTCTACCAGTAGGGCCGAGTACAGTTTAGCGTTCAAGGTGAATCACCATCCGTACTTGGTTGCCCCCACTAGGGGCAGTAGTGAACTCTACTTCATCCATCAATTCTTGGATCAGCCAGATGCCCCAGCCACCCTTATCATCGCGCTTCATTGCCTCGCTAATCTGGGGCACACGGCTGACATATGCCTCATCAATGGTTTTGTGACCCTGATCGGTGACACTGACAATCAGTTCATCGCCCCGCACCGTTAGGAGCACAACCACTTTCATGGCTTCATCGTGCTGATTGCCATGCTCGATAGCATTCGTCACTGCTTCACTCACGGCAGTTTTCAGTGCTGAGACACGATCCGTTTC
This region includes:
- a CDS encoding anti-sigma regulatory factor; protein product: MSDDTKRSKPSEKMIELRLPSKLGYERVAMDAAASLASRMGFETDRVSALKTAVSEAVTNAIEHGNQHDEAMKVVVLLTVRGDELIVSVTDQGHKTIDEAYVSRVPQISEAMKRDDKGGWGIWLIQELMDEVEFTTAPSGGNQVRMVIHLER
- a CDS encoding ATPase, whose translation is MHNGQTSIELIFPSILGYEIIARRVVATFANFVGFDQARIDDLKTAVSEACINAIEHGNQLQPHLPVYITSSYDGHRFAVEVSDTGTNPLAIIKEPKTIEEKLAGAASLRGMGMMLMAALADEFIVEPSAAPGNTVRLIWYQCEVAHT